The sequence ACGAACACTAAGGCCTTTGTTTTTGACACCCCAGTTATGAGATGGACCATTGAGTCAGGCTTTACAAAGCAGTTTTTCTGGGGGGAAGGTTTGAGTAGAGTAGGGCATGTTTAGACAGcgctggtcctggagtgcctcaGGCACCTAATGGTTTTGATTTAAtcaacctggaagaccaggtgtgttgactatagtcaatcactgaactgatcaaacAGCTccgttggtcaggtgtggtgcctagttggaacaacaTCCTGCAGTACCCGCGgcacaggaacagggttgtctacCTGTGGAGTTGGTAATAGCAATGAAGTCAATTTAACTCTGATGGATTCACACCGTTTTAACTTAACATAATGTCCAGGTTTTTATTAATAAGTTATGTCCCCACCCAGACCAGGCTTTTGTGACGTTGGCGACCAATGACAACTATGCCAGAGGAGCCATGGTCCTGGGCAAGTCCCTGAGGAACCACAAGACAACCAGGAAGCTGGTGGTGATGATRGGACCCCACGTCTCTGACCCCTGCAAGTAAGAACCTTTTTCACTTCCCAGTGACGACTGTTATGATGTCCTAGAGTGACGCTGGAGCTTTACGATGCCCTCAGCTGGTTAGTGTAACCTATGACCTTCTTACGTTGGTGTCGAAtatctgatcctagacctgttGGAGATGATGTTCTGGGGCTTGATCAAACATGCTCTTCATCTCCCACACGCAGAATTGTTGGCATGATATGCCGTCTCGCCAACATATTCTaatccagggtttcccaaactgtcCTYcgctgccttctctctctccttcccgccctcctcctctcgctcctcgctccttctcttcttcctacCACCACCAGAGGAGTTCTTCACAAGATCTTTGACGAGGTCCTGTTGGTGGATGTGTTGGACAGCGGAGACTCAGCTCACCTGGCCCTGATGAAGAGACCTGACCTGGGAGTCACCTTCACCAAGCTACGCTGCTGGACCCTTACACACTATTCCAAATGTGTCTTCATGGACGCAGACACACTGGTGAGATGCACACAATACTCCGACCTTCATGGACGCAGACACACTGGTGAGATGCACACAATACTCTGACCGTCATGGACGCAGACACACTGGTGAGATGCACACAATACTCTGACCGTCATGGACGCAGACAcactggtgagacacacacaatactctgACCTTCATGGACGCAGACACACTG comes from Salvelinus sp. IW2-2015 unplaced genomic scaffold, ASM291031v2 Un_scaffold2834, whole genome shotgun sequence and encodes:
- the LOC112074820 gene encoding glycogenin-1, with the translated sequence MAQDQAFVTLATNDNYARGAMVLGKSLRNHKTTRKLVVMXGPHVSDPCKGVLHKIFDEVLLVDVLDSGDSAHLALMKRPDLGVTFTKLRCWTLTHYSKCVFMDADTLVVQNIDELFDREELSAAPDPGWPDCFNSGVFVFRPSDETYSKLLQYCTEHGSFD